One Silurus meridionalis isolate SWU-2019-XX chromosome 10, ASM1480568v1, whole genome shotgun sequence genomic window carries:
- the zgc:172145 gene encoding ferritin light chain, oocyte isoform-like isoform X2, with product MSEPAEKRLKTNVPMCKSHCALVNSKARQNFPAVVEEALCGFSTSLMEFAYRFEALAKIFEQDDLPLSRVAAFFHQESMREQAQAEALLQYMSERGGNHCNKRPGTEQVSALLSALELMLGNWKEEMAIMVELCQLAREHEDPHTISVIKSYFLNPLIPKIKLLGDLLTSARRVGCNTDGTGGFGEYLINQLQKELCSA from the exons ATGTCGGAACCAGCCGAGAAGAGATTAAAAACTAATGTGCCCATGTGTAAATCGCACTGCGCACTGGTGAACAGCAAAGCCAGGCAGAATTTCCCTGCCGTCGTGGAGGAAGCTTTATGTGGATTTTCAACTTCTCTGATGGAGTTCGCTTACCGATTCGAAGCTTTG gctAAGATCTTTGAGCAGGATGATCTGCCCTTGTCCCGTGTGGCTGCTTTTTTCCATCAGGAGTCTATGAGGGAGCAGGCCCAGGCTGAGGCTCTGCTACAGTACATGTCTGAGCGTGGGGGAAACCACTGCAACAAA AGACCAGGCACTGAGCAAGTGTCTGCGCTGCTCTCTGCTCTGGAGCTCATGCTGGGCAACTGGAAGGAGGAGATGGCCATCATGGTGGAACTGTGTCAGCTAGCACGTGAACATGAGGATCCTCACACCATCAGTGTGATCAAAAGCTACTTCCTCAATCCACTCATCCCAAAAATCAAGCTTCTGGGTGACTTATTGACCAGCGCCCGAAGAGTGGGATGCAACACTGATGGCACGGGAGGATTTGGAGAATATCTCATTAACCAACTCCAGAAGGAACTGTGCAGTGCATGA
- the myod1 gene encoding myoblast determination protein 1 homolog isoform X2, which yields MELSDIPFPIPSADDFYDDPCFNTSDMHFFEDLDPRLVHVSLLKSDEHNHMEDEHIRAPSGHHQAGRCLLWACKACKRKTTNADRRKAATMRERRRLSKVNDAFETLKRCTSTNPNQRLPKVEILRNAISYIESLQALLRSQEENYYPVLEQYSGDSDASSPRSNCSDGMMDFNGPARSSGRRNSYDNSYFNETPNDVRSNKNPVVSSLDCLSSIVERISTESPAAPSLPAAELCEGITGSPPEISAPSPNNTCSPSGPTHDPIYQVL from the exons ATGGAGCTGTCGGATATTCCGTTTCCCATCCCCTCAGCCGATGATTTCTATGATGACCCCTGCTTTAACACCAGCGACATGCATTTCTTTGAAGACCTGGACCCCAGGTTAGTGCACGTCAGCTTGCTCAAGTCGGACGAACACAACCACATGGAGGACGAGCACATCCGGGCGCCGAGTGGACACCACCAAGCAGGCAGGTGTCTCCTGTGGGCGTGTAAGGCATGCAAACGGAAAACAACCAACGCAGACCGGCGCAAAGCCGCAACTATGAGAGAGAGGAGACGCCTGAGCAAGGTCAACGATGCTTTCGAAACTCTAAAGAGGTGCACATCTACTAACCCTAACCAGAGGCTTCCTAAGGTGGAAATCCTGAGAAACGCCATCAGTTACATTGAGTCTCTCCAGGCCTTACTCAGAAGCCAAGAAGAGAACTACTACCCGGTTCTGGAGCAATACAGCGGTGATTCAGATGCCTCCAGTCCCAGGTCCAACTGCTCAGATGGCATG atGGATTTTAATGGTCCTGCTCGCTCGTCCGGGAGAAGAAACAGCTATGACAACTCGTACTTCAACGAAACTCCAAATG ATGTGAGAAGTAACAAGAACCCGGTGGTGTCGAGTTTAGACTGTTTATCCAGTATTGTGGAGCGCATCTCCACCGAGTCTCCCGCCGCACCCTCGCTTCCTGCGGCTGAGCTGTGCGAGGGGATCACCGGCTCTCCGCCTGAGATAAGCGCGCCCTCCCCGAATAATACCTGCAGCCCCTCCGGCCCGACCCACGACCCCATCTATCAAGTGCTCTGA
- the tnnt3a gene encoding troponin T type 3a (skeletal, fast) isoform X3, translating to MSDTEDVEQQEVGDEELTEEVVDVEVAPEAAPEPEPEPEAEPEPEPEPEPEPEPEPVAQEPEPEPEPEAEAVVEDEKPKFKPSAPRIPEGDKVDFDDIQKKRQNKDLVELQALIDAHFEHRKKEEEELIALKERIEKRRSERSEQQRIMAEQEKERHARREEERLKREEADAKKKADEDAKKKSALSSMGSQFSSYLQKADSKRGGKKQTEREKKRKILAERRKALNIDHLNEDKLKEKAKELHEWMKTLESEKFEHMERLKKQKYEVTTLRKRVEELSKFSKKGAATRRRK from the exons atGTCTGACACAGAGGATGT tgAGCAGCAGG aagtCGGCGATGAag AATTAACTGAGGAGGTAGTAGATGTAGAGGTGGCTCCTGAGGCAGCCCCAGAACCCGAGCCTGAGCCTGAGGCTGAGCCTGAGCCTGAACCTGAGCCAGAGCCAGAGCCAGAACCAGAGCCAGTAGCCCAAGAGCCTGAGCCTGAACCTGAGCCAGAAGCTGAGGCTGTGGTAGAAG ACGAGAAGCCCAAGTTCAA GCCATCTGCACCCAGGATTCCTGAGGGTGACAAAGTGGACTTTGAT GACATCCAGAAGAAGCGTCAGAACAAGGATCTTGTGGAGCTGCAAGCTCTGATCGATGCCCACTTCGAGCAtagaaagaaggaggaggaggaactcATTGCTCTTAAAGAGAGAATT GAGAAGCGCAGATCTGAAAGGTCAGAGCAGCAGAGGATCATGGCTGAGCAGGAGAAGGAGCGCCATGCAAGGCGTGAG GAAGAAAGGCTGAAAAGAGAAGAGGCTGATGCCAAGAAGAAGGCTGATGAGGACGCTAAGAAGAAGTCTGCCCTTTCCAGCATGGGCTCCCAGTTTAGCAGCTACCTGCAGAAG gCTGACTCCAAGAGAGGTGgcaagaaacagacagagagagaaaagaagaggaagatacTGGCCGAGAGGCGCAAGGCACTCAACATTGACCACCTCAATGAGGACAAGCTGAA AGAGAAGGCCAAGGAGCTGCATGAATGGATGAAGACCTTGGAGTCTGAGAAGTTTGAACATATGGAGAGACTGAAGAAACAGAAATATGAG GTTACAACACTGCGTAAGAGAGTGGAGGAACTGAGTAAATT TAGCAAGAAGGGAGCTGCCACTCGCCGCAGGAAGTAA
- the tnnt3a gene encoding troponin T type 3a (skeletal, fast) isoform X2, producing MSDTEDVEQQELTEEVVDVEVAPEAAPEPEPEPEAEPEPEPEPEPEPEPEPVAQEPEPEPEPEAEAVVEEGFEEEDEKPKFKPSAPRIPEGDKVDFDDIQKKRQNKDLVELQALIDAHFEHRKKEEEELIALKERIEKRRSERSEQQRIMAEQEKERHARREEERLKREEADAKKKADEDAKKKSALSSMGSQFSSYLQKADSKRGGKKQTEREKKRKILAERRKALNIDHLNEDKLKEKAKELHEWMKTLESEKFEHMERLKKQKYEVTTLRKRVEELSKFSKKGAATRRRK from the exons atGTCTGACACAGAGGATGT tgAGCAGCAGG AATTAACTGAGGAGGTAGTAGATGTAGAGGTGGCTCCTGAGGCAGCCCCAGAACCCGAGCCTGAGCCTGAGGCTGAGCCTGAGCCTGAACCTGAGCCAGAGCCAGAGCCAGAACCAGAGCCAGTAGCCCAAGAGCCTGAGCCTGAACCTGAGCCAGAAGCTGAGGCTGTGGTAGAAG AAGGCTTTGAAGAGGAAG ACGAGAAGCCCAAGTTCAA GCCATCTGCACCCAGGATTCCTGAGGGTGACAAAGTGGACTTTGAT GACATCCAGAAGAAGCGTCAGAACAAGGATCTTGTGGAGCTGCAAGCTCTGATCGATGCCCACTTCGAGCAtagaaagaaggaggaggaggaactcATTGCTCTTAAAGAGAGAATT GAGAAGCGCAGATCTGAAAGGTCAGAGCAGCAGAGGATCATGGCTGAGCAGGAGAAGGAGCGCCATGCAAGGCGTGAG GAAGAAAGGCTGAAAAGAGAAGAGGCTGATGCCAAGAAGAAGGCTGATGAGGACGCTAAGAAGAAGTCTGCCCTTTCCAGCATGGGCTCCCAGTTTAGCAGCTACCTGCAGAAG gCTGACTCCAAGAGAGGTGgcaagaaacagacagagagagaaaagaagaggaagatacTGGCCGAGAGGCGCAAGGCACTCAACATTGACCACCTCAATGAGGACAAGCTGAA AGAGAAGGCCAAGGAGCTGCATGAATGGATGAAGACCTTGGAGTCTGAGAAGTTTGAACATATGGAGAGACTGAAGAAACAGAAATATGAG GTTACAACACTGCGTAAGAGAGTGGAGGAACTGAGTAAATT TAGCAAGAAGGGAGCTGCCACTCGCCGCAGGAAGTAA
- the tnnt3a gene encoding troponin T type 3a (skeletal, fast) isoform X1, whose protein sequence is MSDTEDVEQQEVGDEELTEEVVDVEVAPEAAPEPEPEPEAEPEPEPEPEPEPEPEPVAQEPEPEPEPEAEAVVEEGFEEEDEKPKFKPSAPRIPEGDKVDFDDIQKKRQNKDLVELQALIDAHFEHRKKEEEELIALKERIEKRRSERSEQQRIMAEQEKERHARREEERLKREEADAKKKADEDAKKKSALSSMGSQFSSYLQKADSKRGGKKQTEREKKRKILAERRKALNIDHLNEDKLKEKAKELHEWMKTLESEKFEHMERLKKQKYEVTTLRKRVEELSKFSKKGAATRRRK, encoded by the exons atGTCTGACACAGAGGATGT tgAGCAGCAGG aagtCGGCGATGAag AATTAACTGAGGAGGTAGTAGATGTAGAGGTGGCTCCTGAGGCAGCCCCAGAACCCGAGCCTGAGCCTGAGGCTGAGCCTGAGCCTGAACCTGAGCCAGAGCCAGAGCCAGAACCAGAGCCAGTAGCCCAAGAGCCTGAGCCTGAACCTGAGCCAGAAGCTGAGGCTGTGGTAGAAG AAGGCTTTGAAGAGGAAG ACGAGAAGCCCAAGTTCAA GCCATCTGCACCCAGGATTCCTGAGGGTGACAAAGTGGACTTTGAT GACATCCAGAAGAAGCGTCAGAACAAGGATCTTGTGGAGCTGCAAGCTCTGATCGATGCCCACTTCGAGCAtagaaagaaggaggaggaggaactcATTGCTCTTAAAGAGAGAATT GAGAAGCGCAGATCTGAAAGGTCAGAGCAGCAGAGGATCATGGCTGAGCAGGAGAAGGAGCGCCATGCAAGGCGTGAG GAAGAAAGGCTGAAAAGAGAAGAGGCTGATGCCAAGAAGAAGGCTGATGAGGACGCTAAGAAGAAGTCTGCCCTTTCCAGCATGGGCTCCCAGTTTAGCAGCTACCTGCAGAAG gCTGACTCCAAGAGAGGTGgcaagaaacagacagagagagaaaagaagaggaagatacTGGCCGAGAGGCGCAAGGCACTCAACATTGACCACCTCAATGAGGACAAGCTGAA AGAGAAGGCCAAGGAGCTGCATGAATGGATGAAGACCTTGGAGTCTGAGAAGTTTGAACATATGGAGAGACTGAAGAAACAGAAATATGAG GTTACAACACTGCGTAAGAGAGTGGAGGAACTGAGTAAATT TAGCAAGAAGGGAGCTGCCACTCGCCGCAGGAAGTAA
- the myod1 gene encoding myoblast determination protein 1 homolog isoform X1 gives MELSDIPFPIPSADDFYDDPCFNTSDMHFFEDLDPRLVHVSLLKSDEHNHMEDEHIRAPSGHHQAGRCLLWACKACKRKTTNADRRKAATMRERRRLSKVNDAFETLKRCTSTNPNQRLPKVEILRNAISYIESLQALLRSQEENYYPVLEQYSGDSDASSPRSNCSDGMMDFNGPARSSGRRNSYDNSYFNETPNADVRSNKNPVVSSLDCLSSIVERISTESPAAPSLPAAELCEGITGSPPEISAPSPNNTCSPSGPTHDPIYQVL, from the exons ATGGAGCTGTCGGATATTCCGTTTCCCATCCCCTCAGCCGATGATTTCTATGATGACCCCTGCTTTAACACCAGCGACATGCATTTCTTTGAAGACCTGGACCCCAGGTTAGTGCACGTCAGCTTGCTCAAGTCGGACGAACACAACCACATGGAGGACGAGCACATCCGGGCGCCGAGTGGACACCACCAAGCAGGCAGGTGTCTCCTGTGGGCGTGTAAGGCATGCAAACGGAAAACAACCAACGCAGACCGGCGCAAAGCCGCAACTATGAGAGAGAGGAGACGCCTGAGCAAGGTCAACGATGCTTTCGAAACTCTAAAGAGGTGCACATCTACTAACCCTAACCAGAGGCTTCCTAAGGTGGAAATCCTGAGAAACGCCATCAGTTACATTGAGTCTCTCCAGGCCTTACTCAGAAGCCAAGAAGAGAACTACTACCCGGTTCTGGAGCAATACAGCGGTGATTCAGATGCCTCCAGTCCCAGGTCCAACTGCTCAGATGGCATG atGGATTTTAATGGTCCTGCTCGCTCGTCCGGGAGAAGAAACAGCTATGACAACTCGTACTTCAACGAAACTCCAAATG CAGATGTGAGAAGTAACAAGAACCCGGTGGTGTCGAGTTTAGACTGTTTATCCAGTATTGTGGAGCGCATCTCCACCGAGTCTCCCGCCGCACCCTCGCTTCCTGCGGCTGAGCTGTGCGAGGGGATCACCGGCTCTCCGCCTGAGATAAGCGCGCCCTCCCCGAATAATACCTGCAGCCCCTCCGGCCCGACCCACGACCCCATCTATCAAGTGCTCTGA
- the tnnt3a gene encoding troponin T type 3a (skeletal, fast) isoform X4 gives MSDTEDVEQQELTEEVVDVEVAPEAAPEPEPEPEAEPEPEPEPEPEPEPEPVAQEPEPEPEPEAEAVVEDEKPKFKPSAPRIPEGDKVDFDDIQKKRQNKDLVELQALIDAHFEHRKKEEEELIALKERIEKRRSERSEQQRIMAEQEKERHARREEERLKREEADAKKKADEDAKKKSALSSMGSQFSSYLQKADSKRGGKKQTEREKKRKILAERRKALNIDHLNEDKLKEKAKELHEWMKTLESEKFEHMERLKKQKYEVTTLRKRVEELSKFSKKGAATRRRK, from the exons atGTCTGACACAGAGGATGT tgAGCAGCAGG AATTAACTGAGGAGGTAGTAGATGTAGAGGTGGCTCCTGAGGCAGCCCCAGAACCCGAGCCTGAGCCTGAGGCTGAGCCTGAGCCTGAACCTGAGCCAGAGCCAGAGCCAGAACCAGAGCCAGTAGCCCAAGAGCCTGAGCCTGAACCTGAGCCAGAAGCTGAGGCTGTGGTAGAAG ACGAGAAGCCCAAGTTCAA GCCATCTGCACCCAGGATTCCTGAGGGTGACAAAGTGGACTTTGAT GACATCCAGAAGAAGCGTCAGAACAAGGATCTTGTGGAGCTGCAAGCTCTGATCGATGCCCACTTCGAGCAtagaaagaaggaggaggaggaactcATTGCTCTTAAAGAGAGAATT GAGAAGCGCAGATCTGAAAGGTCAGAGCAGCAGAGGATCATGGCTGAGCAGGAGAAGGAGCGCCATGCAAGGCGTGAG GAAGAAAGGCTGAAAAGAGAAGAGGCTGATGCCAAGAAGAAGGCTGATGAGGACGCTAAGAAGAAGTCTGCCCTTTCCAGCATGGGCTCCCAGTTTAGCAGCTACCTGCAGAAG gCTGACTCCAAGAGAGGTGgcaagaaacagacagagagagaaaagaagaggaagatacTGGCCGAGAGGCGCAAGGCACTCAACATTGACCACCTCAATGAGGACAAGCTGAA AGAGAAGGCCAAGGAGCTGCATGAATGGATGAAGACCTTGGAGTCTGAGAAGTTTGAACATATGGAGAGACTGAAGAAACAGAAATATGAG GTTACAACACTGCGTAAGAGAGTGGAGGAACTGAGTAAATT TAGCAAGAAGGGAGCTGCCACTCGCCGCAGGAAGTAA
- the zgc:172145 gene encoding ferritin light chain, oocyte isoform-like isoform X1, which translates to MSEPAEKRLKTNVPMCKSHCALVNSKARQNFPAVVEEALCGFSTSLMEFAYRFEALAKIFEQDDLPLSRVAAFFHQESMREQAQAEALLQYMSERGGNHCNKVIQRPGTEQVSALLSALELMLGNWKEEMAIMVELCQLAREHEDPHTISVIKSYFLNPLIPKIKLLGDLLTSARRVGCNTDGTGGFGEYLINQLQKELCSA; encoded by the exons ATGTCGGAACCAGCCGAGAAGAGATTAAAAACTAATGTGCCCATGTGTAAATCGCACTGCGCACTGGTGAACAGCAAAGCCAGGCAGAATTTCCCTGCCGTCGTGGAGGAAGCTTTATGTGGATTTTCAACTTCTCTGATGGAGTTCGCTTACCGATTCGAAGCTTTG gctAAGATCTTTGAGCAGGATGATCTGCCCTTGTCCCGTGTGGCTGCTTTTTTCCATCAGGAGTCTATGAGGGAGCAGGCCCAGGCTGAGGCTCTGCTACAGTACATGTCTGAGCGTGGGGGAAACCACTGCAACAAAGTTATTCAA AGACCAGGCACTGAGCAAGTGTCTGCGCTGCTCTCTGCTCTGGAGCTCATGCTGGGCAACTGGAAGGAGGAGATGGCCATCATGGTGGAACTGTGTCAGCTAGCACGTGAACATGAGGATCCTCACACCATCAGTGTGATCAAAAGCTACTTCCTCAATCCACTCATCCCAAAAATCAAGCTTCTGGGTGACTTATTGACCAGCGCCCGAAGAGTGGGATGCAACACTGATGGCACGGGAGGATTTGGAGAATATCTCATTAACCAACTCCAGAAGGAACTGTGCAGTGCATGA
- the tnnt3a gene encoding troponin T type 3a (skeletal, fast) isoform X5, whose amino-acid sequence MSDTEDVEQQEVGDEDEKPKFKPSAPRIPEGDKVDFDDIQKKRQNKDLVELQALIDAHFEHRKKEEEELIALKERIEKRRSERSEQQRIMAEQEKERHARREEERLKREEADAKKKADEDAKKKSALSSMGSQFSSYLQKADSKRGGKKQTEREKKRKILAERRKALNIDHLNEDKLKEKAKELHEWMKTLESEKFEHMERLKKQKYEVTTLRKRVEELSKFSKKGAATRRRK is encoded by the exons atGTCTGACACAGAGGATGT tgAGCAGCAGG aagtCGGCGATGAag ACGAGAAGCCCAAGTTCAA GCCATCTGCACCCAGGATTCCTGAGGGTGACAAAGTGGACTTTGAT GACATCCAGAAGAAGCGTCAGAACAAGGATCTTGTGGAGCTGCAAGCTCTGATCGATGCCCACTTCGAGCAtagaaagaaggaggaggaggaactcATTGCTCTTAAAGAGAGAATT GAGAAGCGCAGATCTGAAAGGTCAGAGCAGCAGAGGATCATGGCTGAGCAGGAGAAGGAGCGCCATGCAAGGCGTGAG GAAGAAAGGCTGAAAAGAGAAGAGGCTGATGCCAAGAAGAAGGCTGATGAGGACGCTAAGAAGAAGTCTGCCCTTTCCAGCATGGGCTCCCAGTTTAGCAGCTACCTGCAGAAG gCTGACTCCAAGAGAGGTGgcaagaaacagacagagagagaaaagaagaggaagatacTGGCCGAGAGGCGCAAGGCACTCAACATTGACCACCTCAATGAGGACAAGCTGAA AGAGAAGGCCAAGGAGCTGCATGAATGGATGAAGACCTTGGAGTCTGAGAAGTTTGAACATATGGAGAGACTGAAGAAACAGAAATATGAG GTTACAACACTGCGTAAGAGAGTGGAGGAACTGAGTAAATT TAGCAAGAAGGGAGCTGCCACTCGCCGCAGGAAGTAA
- the prr33 gene encoding mucin-5AC, translated as MVDIHLQYIMLIFFSYLFQGVDNYMAVNIRNVAQAGLLSQQYPPPLLPKPGKENVRLQKLLKKSAKKKAAAQASQTPAPFRSSLSPVSEASPDLEYSDHSTPPKTPETPIYGASLYPRFNIRPLYQHSLSPYPHQGSSSYIPPARFSPQPYVTPQHSATLFSYTTPTTPFISSYAATSLTVTSVTTTAEVIQPTATIPVYVAVKQTNNVLATPTFIISKAGSPQPSSKPMFDVPQITNYTAKTATLKISQYASSPTMQRSRTPISEVLRAPTPTFEVRRIVTPTSELKRDKTPTREIRRVTTPTFEIKRGGTPTPEIKRGATPTSEIKRGATPTSEIKRGATPTSEIRRGATPTSEIRRGATPTSEIRKSATPTSEIKMGTTPTSEIKQGVTPTSKVKSGITQKTEMICDSAPISEIKTVTTPALEIKKDTTPLLTSTSEISDATVMTETRRGRTLTRTRTPTFDLSPSKTLSGRPKTPSYHVSPARTPVIEISRPNPLLFVVCPVYIEGRRSKTPTSSLVGPSDEISQDNELVQQINLLESIENGEVQIKTSESSEAILSYEKPTELELSKPKITVKVAKKTTETTESQSSMTSIDEGPKPLTPTVEFRGPKTPSSDFPETSKPLLGHQKHTLPSFAGQRPRTPTSKPKSKYYGLTPAEYVAYGGIQSYTPAFSFSRAKSPSTVEHKSPEQVTRVPASKQKPESLKGPVDKVSPSITAAIDNGSPAALIADVSKVAMLKVEAELKLEQSISTSERMVTEEKATGFSEVKIPTIVVSKVDTPPSEALMKVTTIPEPQEIKTPKDDTSKPKTVPSVSLKETTKPESQPTPPIKAVTPDQKADKSAKLTKISTISHKKPEPRMSLLERIKGQKSLSAPPAKAPEIPVTETVEDKPLFKPKDDQKEKVQTSEDLATPKERISKDAKPVVEKEEESMLPTAEPLLKAFQKPKGMKSKLSGWSRLKKHMVVEVEEPKFPVYELELKKDALDGTAQETTKQENQGKETDKTNEKEGKDPPRAAKMWDAVLFQMFATKESIMQQIEANKSEEQKDEEAKSSETKEIPSFAHRLPVLLYSPRFDARRLKEAASRPVAKIATVFEMGLIGRKNKDEEPKDFNRTARGFSTTKTTAV; from the coding sequence ATGGTGgacatacatttacaatatataatgttaatatttttttcatatctttTTCAGGGGGTCGACAATTATATGGCTGTAAATATTCGCAATGTTGCCCAAGCAGGCCTGCTTTCCCAGCAGTACCCACCACCCCTACTTCCTAAACCTGGAAAGGAAAATGTCAGGCTCCAGAAGTTACTTAAGAAAAGTGCTAAGAAAAAAGCTGCTGCCCAGGCTTCCCAGACACCAGCCCCTTTCCGGTCAAGCCTCTCTCCAGTAAGTGAGGCCAGTCCTGACTTGGAGTACAGTGACCACTCAACCCCACCCAAGACACCAGAAACACCTATCTATGGAGCTTCACTGTACCCACGGTTCAACATCAGGCCACTGTATCAGCATTCACTATCCCCTTACCCTCATCAGGGCAGCAGTTCTTACATCCCACCAGCAAGGTTCTCTCCACAGCCTTATGTTACACCACAACATTCAGCCACACTATTTTCATACACAACTCCTACCACTCCATTTATTTCTTCATATGCAGCAACGTCTCTAACTGTTACATCTGTAACTACAACAGCTGAGGTTATCCAGCCTACTGCTACAATACCAGTGTATGTGGcggtaaaacaaacaaataatgtgCTGGCTACACCTACTTTTATCATCTCTAAAGCTGGAAGTCCTCAGCCATCCTCAAAACCTATGTTTGATGTTCCgcaaattacaaattacacCGCTAAAACAGCAACATTAAAAATCTCTCAATATGCATCCTCACCAACAATGCAAAGGAGTAGAACACCAATTTCTGAAGTGCTGCGAGCTCCAACACCAACATTTGAAGTTAGAAGAATTGTCACACCTACTTCTGAATTAAAGAGAGATAAAACACCAACTAGAGAAATCAGAAGGGTCACAACACCTACATTTGAAATTAAAAGAGGTGGAACACCAACACCTGAAATCAAAAGGGGAGCAACACCAACATCTGAAATTAAAAGGGGTGCAACACCAACATCTGAAATTAAAAGGGGTGCAACACCAACATCTGAAATTAGAAGAGGTGCGACACCAACATCTGAAATTAGAAGAGGTGCGACACCAACATCTGAAATTAGAAAAAGTGCGACACCAACATCTGAAATTAAAATGGGTACAACACCAACATCTGAAATTAAACAAGGTGTGACACCAACATCTAAAGTTAAAAGTGGTATAACGCAGAAAACTGAAATGATATGTGATTCAGCCCCAATTTCAGAAATAAAGACTGTGACTACTCCAGCTTTAGAGATTAAGAAAGATACAACACCTCTCTTAACCTCAACTTCCGAAATAAGCGATGCAACAGTTATGACTGAGACAAGAAGGGGCAGAACCCTGACAAGGACAAGGACACCAACATTCGATCTTTCACCATCAAAAACTCTATCAGGGCGACCAAAGACACCATCATATCATGTTTCACCTGCTAGGACACCTGTTATAGAAATTTCAAGACCCAACCCACTTTTATTTGTTGTCTGTCCTGTGTATATAGAGGGCAGAAGATCCAAAACACCAACTTCAAGTTTAGTTGGGCCAAGTGATGAAATTTCTCAAGACAATGAGCTAGTACAGCAAATTAATCTTTTAGAATCCATAGAAAATGGTGAGGTCCAAATCAAAACATCTGAAAGTTCAGAAGCTATACTGTCTTATGAAAAGCCCACAGAACTAGAGTTGTCAAAGCCAAAGATCACAGTAAAAGTTGCTAAAAAGACTACAGAGACCACTGAATCCCAAAGCTCAATGACCAGTATAGATGAAGGTCCTAAACCTCTAACTCCTACAGTTGAATTTCGAGGTCCCAAAACACCAAGCTCTGATTTTCCTGAAACCAGTAAACCCTTATTGGGGCATCAAAAACATACTTTACCTTCGTTTGCAGGTCAAAGACCAAGAACACCAACATCAAAACCCAAATCAAAATATTATGGTTTAACCCCTGCTGAATATGTTGCCTATGGGGGAATACAGAGTTATACACCCGCATTTAGTTTCTCTAGAGCTAAATCACCATCCACTGTAGAACATAAATCCCCAGAACAGGTAACACGTGTACCTGCTTCGAAACAGAAACCAGAGAGTCTCAAGGGACCTGTGGATAAAGTGTCACCATCCATAACTGCTGCTATTGATAATGGAAGTCCCGCTGCCCTGATCGCTGATGTGTCAAAGGTCGCAATGCTGAAAGTAGAGGCAGAGCTCAAACTGGAGCAAAGTATATCTACATCAGAGAGAATGGTAACAGAGGAAAAAGCCACTGGATTTTCTGAGGTCAAAATACCAACTATTGTTGTATCTAAAGTTGACACACCACCTTCAGAGGCTCTCATGAAAGTAACCACTATTCCTGAACCACAAGAAATTAAGACTCCAAAAGATGACACTTCTAAACCAAAGACAGTGCCATCTGTATCTTTAAAGGAGACTACTAAACCTGAAAGCCAGCCAACACCACCTATAAAAGCTGTAACGCCTGACCAAAAAGCAGATAAAAGCGCAAAGCTAACAAAAATAAGCACAATTTCACATAAGAAACCAGAGCCTCGTATGTCTTTATTGGAGAGAATTAAAGGACAAAAATCTTTATCTGCCCCTCCAGCTAAGGCTCCTGAAATACCAGTGACAGAAACAGTAGAAGATAAGCCTCTGTTCAAGCCAAAGGATGACCAGAAGGAAAAAGTTCAAACTAGTGAAGATTTAGCAACACCAAAAGAGAGGATATCAAAAGATGCTAAGCCTGTAGTtgaaaaagaggaggaaagtatGCTCCCAACTGCAGAGCCTCTCCTAAAAGCCTTTCAGAAACCAAAAGGTATGAAGTCAAAACTCAGTGGCTGGTCTCGACTCAAGAAACACATGGTGGTGGAGGTAGAGGAACCAAAGTTTCCTGTTTACGAACTAGAACTGAAGAAAGATGCCCTTGATGGAACTGCTCAGGAAACTACTAAGCAGGAAAATCAAGGCAAAGAAACAGATAAGACTAATGAAAAAGAGGGTAAAGATCCCCCTAGGGCAGCAAAAATGTGGGATGCTGTCCTATTCCAAATGTTTGCAACCAAAGAGAGTATCATGCAACAGATTGAAGCCAACAAATCTGAGGAGCAAAAGGATGAAGAGGCTAAATCAAGTGAAACAAAAGAAATTCCTTCATTTGCACATCGCCTTCCTGTTCTCCTTTACAGTCCTCGATTTGATGCCAGGAGACTGAAAGAGGCAGCTTCTCGACCAGTGGCAAAAATTGCAACAGTGTTTGAAATGGGTCTCATAGGCCGCAAAAACAAAGACGAAGAACCAAAAGACTTTAACAGAACAGCTAGAGGATTCTCTACTACAAAAACTACTGCTGTCTAG